In a genomic window of Mycolicibacillus parakoreensis:
- a CDS encoding FHA domain-containing protein FhaB/FipA, translating to MQGLMLQLTRVGFLVLLWVFIWAVLRTLRTDIYAPTGAVMLRRGLAIRGTLLPARPHRHIARRLVITDGALAGARITLSGQPVLIGRADDSTVVLTDDYASARHARLSQRGSEWYVEDLGSTNGTYLDKAKVTTAVRVPIGTPIRIGKTVIELRS from the coding sequence ATGCAGGGACTGATGCTGCAGTTGACGCGCGTCGGATTCCTCGTGTTGCTGTGGGTGTTCATCTGGGCGGTGCTGCGCACCCTGCGCACCGACATCTACGCCCCGACCGGGGCGGTGATGCTGCGCCGCGGGCTGGCCATCCGCGGCACCCTGCTGCCCGCCCGCCCGCACCGCCACATCGCGCGTCGGCTGGTGATCACCGACGGCGCGCTGGCCGGGGCCCGCATCACGTTGAGCGGCCAGCCGGTTTTGATCGGTCGCGCCGACGACTCCACGGTGGTGCTCACCGACGACTATGCTTCGGCGAGGCACGCCCGGCTGTCCCAGCGCGGCTCCGAGTGGTATGTCGAAGATCTAGGATCGACCAACGGTACTTATCTTGACAAGGCGAAGGTGACCACCGCGGTAAGAGTTCCGATCGGAACGCCGATTCGAATCGGCAAGACGGTAATTGAGTTGCGCTCGTGA